Proteins encoded in a region of the Acidobacteriota bacterium genome:
- a CDS encoding carboxypeptidase regulatory-like domain-containing protein: MFLCFRVAFCLILLAAFWLSVSAQSVQQPARQSGTAAVSGVVKLGDAPAVGIPMALISNQNARQPQNEQNNIVQATTDENGVYKFTGLAAGTYRVVPMTETFVINSNTANTPGNPAIPGNAGRPGGFGGGGFGGPGGQGGGKTVTVSDGQMVSQIDFTLARGGVITGRVSDNNDRPVIAERVNLMMVDATGQARPSAGGGNRAGLETDDRGVYRVYGLPAGRYLVSAGNDGGNRIGPVAMRRTSYARTFHPGTTEQSEAQVIEISEGTVAEGIDIRLDGPLKAYAVTGKVLDSQSGQPVPGVTVSVAREARNGRFGPPQPGGGSSGASNEKGEFKITGLMPGKYAASATPYSFSGGTPTTGEFYSGESTSFEISGSDASGIELKVIRGASIAGIVSIEGSNDPTIISKLSQLMVFANSRGAQQNQQRQGPGQGGSTSGRTSLSAVSPEGMFRVSGLAPGTARLSINGGGFGGSGGGAFRLVRIERNGSPINGDIELTSGEDVGGIRIVVGYGSAVIQGRVVVTGGTLPPNARLNVSARSLSNSMPTAGGGSNARVEADGQFRIENLLPGTYEVRLTGNLGGGPGGRGQGGAPGRGGQGGQGAGQQQQPTRLPDVRQTVTVSNSTPINVTLTLNLAQ, encoded by the coding sequence ATGTTTTTGTGTTTCCGCGTTGCTTTCTGCCTGATTTTACTGGCAGCGTTTTGGCTGTCAGTGTCTGCGCAATCCGTTCAACAACCTGCTCGTCAATCGGGCACCGCAGCCGTCAGCGGCGTGGTCAAACTGGGCGATGCGCCAGCCGTGGGCATTCCCATGGCATTGATTTCCAACCAAAATGCACGCCAACCGCAAAACGAGCAGAACAACATTGTTCAAGCGACCACCGATGAAAACGGTGTATACAAATTCACGGGGCTTGCTGCTGGCACGTACAGAGTCGTTCCGATGACCGAAACCTTTGTGATCAACAGCAACACGGCAAATACGCCTGGGAATCCTGCAATTCCTGGAAACGCTGGAAGACCCGGCGGCTTTGGAGGTGGTGGCTTCGGCGGCCCTGGCGGTCAAGGCGGAGGCAAAACCGTCACCGTCAGCGACGGCCAGATGGTTTCGCAGATTGATTTCACGCTGGCGCGCGGCGGAGTCATCACGGGCCGCGTCAGCGACAACAATGATCGTCCAGTCATCGCCGAACGCGTCAATCTGATGATGGTGGATGCAACCGGCCAGGCCAGGCCCTCTGCCGGTGGCGGCAACCGGGCCGGGTTGGAAACCGATGATCGCGGCGTCTATCGCGTGTATGGATTGCCCGCTGGCCGGTATCTGGTCAGCGCGGGCAACGACGGCGGCAACAGAATCGGCCCTGTCGCAATGCGCCGAACCAGTTACGCCAGAACGTTTCATCCCGGCACGACCGAACAATCCGAAGCACAGGTCATTGAAATTTCCGAAGGCACCGTCGCCGAAGGCATAGACATTCGATTGGATGGGCCGTTAAAGGCTTACGCAGTCACCGGCAAGGTGCTGGATTCGCAAAGCGGCCAGCCGGTTCCGGGCGTGACCGTCAGTGTAGCCAGAGAGGCGCGCAATGGCCGTTTCGGGCCGCCGCAACCCGGCGGAGGAAGCAGCGGCGCCTCAAACGAAAAAGGCGAGTTCAAAATCACGGGATTGATGCCGGGAAAGTATGCGGCATCAGCGACGCCATACAGTTTTTCCGGCGGAACTCCTACGACCGGAGAGTTTTACAGCGGCGAATCAACGAGCTTTGAAATTTCCGGCAGCGACGCGTCGGGCATCGAACTGAAAGTCATTCGCGGCGCTTCCATCGCAGGCATTGTTTCCATCGAAGGATCGAACGATCCGACCATCATCAGTAAGCTCTCGCAGTTGATGGTGTTCGCCAATTCGCGCGGCGCGCAACAAAACCAGCAAAGACAAGGCCCCGGCCAAGGCGGTTCGACTTCAGGGCGAACCAGTTTGTCAGCCGTCAGCCCGGAAGGAATGTTTCGTGTCAGCGGTTTGGCTCCGGGAACGGCCCGATTGAGCATTAACGGAGGCGGTTTCGGAGGATCAGGCGGTGGCGCGTTCAGGCTTGTTCGCATCGAACGCAACGGTTCCCCGATTAACGGAGACATCGAGCTAACGTCGGGCGAAGATGTCGGAGGCATTCGCATCGTCGTCGGATACGGTTCGGCTGTGATTCAGGGTCGCGTGGTCGTTACGGGCGGAACGCTTCCGCCGAATGCGCGGTTGAATGTTTCCGCACGCTCCCTGAGCAATAGCATGCCAACGGCTGGCGGCGGCAGCAATGCGCGCGTTGAAGCCGATGGCCAATTCCGAATCGAAAACCTATTACCAGGAACATACGAAGTGCGATTGACGGGCAATTTGGGCGGAGGCCCAGGCGGCAGAGGGCAAGGCGGCGCCCCCGGACGTGGCGGACAGGGTGGGCAAGGCGCAGGCCAGCAGCAACAGCCAACGCGACTTCCCGACGTACGTCAAACCGTTACAGTGTCTAACAGCACGCCGATCAATGTGACGCTGACGCTCAACCTGGCGCAGTAA